The following are encoded together in the Argopecten irradians isolate NY chromosome 5, Ai_NY, whole genome shotgun sequence genome:
- the LOC138323444 gene encoding uncharacterized protein: MLVIVLTFACLLHHSNGATGSNTHHVTHKATHHPAHHATHRPTTPTTSINPLDAQLGDARQTLEGMSRQLMMQQLGVEERIRSDGDSGIKQSMVRHRGTRPYLNDVINPYPDVLLDVRNNRDRLAISTNVFVLNGVEFRLPWQKFQLRMPSKTTHDWHKTEPIPYPRVPPSVLSKHKISEQIFELQEYFRAFKYQDTKIRSDYADFFKPVLCYLEGTWLNGAVHDQSRWMAAPLELEVLAGDGMETGQAFNPIKIMSVVNGTASYAYWNSRILCHPIQQELKLGSFFIKDDLAARLSSKKSLYDFGKSNLARFDLIEFGRHQRGFSADLGYGEGIPTFSHYSTLDAIMEEIPGKDNYPANITGGEFGLIAYNAHFPRNNTKLNLGNYHHWYRVDQKGAMGTKVINRGFADRTLWVAANTQHNVAPMSYTSCVKSKITHKQVCTPDTSRYSYAIPLEIVWLTPLLTWNPYNLARIDGDIHKSPANTVTANGRNGQTPEKALNGTNKETFYQTPTEFFREREAVHYVLDSAGHPQSVVPSGTQTILKDIPRVGNVRLRYPILPTHQDGNAIYKEVDALKELVMNMANDVRYLHEKPAAIQSVFNPAGSEEHYHTSHSSAGAQVGLHLHDVFLSQDDLDQLRKGQTVAVYTTLNNGHQHVLEIYKQSPSHGSYRNNLRISLCDGELRCSDGHSKVLYYTNL, encoded by the coding sequence CTTGTGATCGTGTTGACATTTGCCTGCTTGCTGCACCATAGCAACGGGGCGACCGGAAGTAACACACATCATGTTACCCATAAGGCGACCCACCATCCCGCCCACCATGCGACGCATAGGCCGACAACACCGACCACTAGCATCAACCCATTAGACGCACAGCTAGGGGACGCGCGTCAGACACTGGAGGGCATGAGTCGGCAGCTAATGATGCAGCAGCTGGGAGTGGAAGAGCGAATCCGGTCGGACGGAGACTCGGGGATCAAGCAATCGATGGTCCGGCATAGAGGCACCAGACCCTACctcaatgacgtcatcaatccATATCCCGATGTATTGTTAGATGTTCGGAATAACAGAGACCGACTTGCTATCAGCACCAACGTTTTTGTCTTAAATGGCGTTGAGTTCAGATTACCATGGCAGAAATTTCAGCTTAGGATGCCAAGTAAGACAACTCATGACTGGCACAAAACAGAACCCATTCCTTACCCTAGGGTTCCCCCTTCAGTCCTCTCCAAGCACAAGATCAGCGAGCAAATCTTCGAGCTGCAGGAATACTTCAGGGCTTTCAAATACCAGGACACCAAAATACGGAGTGACTACGCTGACTTTTTCAAACCCGTGTTATGTTACTTAGAAGGTACATGGTTAAACGGAGCAGTTCATGACCAAAGTAGGTGGATGGCGGCTCCGTTGGAGCTTGAAGTATTGGCAGGTGATGGAATGGAAACAGGTCAAGCATTTAACCCGATCAAGATCATGAGTGTTGTCAATGGTACGGCCAGCTATGCTTATTGGAATTCACGTATCCTTTGTCATCCTATCCAGCAAGAACTTAAACTAGGGTCCTTCTTCATCAAAGATGACTTAGCCGCCAGATTGTCATCCAAAAAAAGTTTGTACGATTTCGGTAAGTCGAATTTAGCCAGATTTGACCTCATTGAATTTGGAAGACATCAACGTGGGTTCTCTGCAGATCTTGGTTACGGTGAGGGTATACCGACATTTAGTCATTACTCGACGCTAGATGCCATCATGGAGGAGATTCCAGGTAAAGACAATTATCCAGCAAATATTACCGGAGGAGAATTCGGTCTTATTGCTTACAACGCACACTTTCCCCGCAACAACACAAAACTGAACTTAGGTAACTACCACCATTGGTACCGTGTTGATCAGAAAGGAGCCATGGGTACCAAAGTTATCAATCGCGGGTTTGCTGACCGAACGTTGTGGGTGGCAGCCAATACACAACATAACGTAGCACCTATGTCTTATACATCATGCGTGAAGAGCAAAATCACGCACAAACAAGTTTGCACTCCTGATACATCACGATATTCCTACGCCATACCACTGGAAATTGTTTGGTTGACCCCACTACTTACATGGAACCCGTATAACTTGGCACGTATCGACGGAGACATTCATAAAAGCCCAGCAAACACCGTAACGGCGAATGGTCGCAATGGTCAAACGCCGGAGAAAGCTCTGAACGGAACAAACAAAGAGACCTTCTATCAAACTCCTACAGAGTTCTTCAGAGAACGGGAAGCAGTTCATTATGTGCTGGACAGCGCAGGCCACCCACAGTCCGTGGTGCCATCTGGTACACAAACCATTCTGAAGGACATTCCTAGAGTCGGAAATGTACGTCTAAGGTACCCAATCTTACCAACCCACCAGGACGGTAATGCTATCTACAAAGAAGTAGACGCGCTAAAAGAGCTTGTGATGAACATGGCCAACGATGTCAGGTACTTGCACGAGAAACCCGCCGCCATCCAAAGCGTATTCAATCCCGCAGGTAGCGAGGAACACTACCACACATCTCATTCCTCAGCGGGAGCCCAAGTTGGCCTTCATCTTCACGATGTCTTCCTGTCTCAAGACGACCTGGATCAACTCCGTAAAGGTCAAACCGTAGCGGTCTACACCACGCTTAATAACGGACATCAGCACGTGCTGGAGATCTATAAGCAGTCTCCCTCCCACGGCTCTTACAGGAACAACCTCCGGATTTCACTTTGTGACGGGGAGCTTAGATGTTCCGATGGACACAGCAAAGTTCTCTATTACACAAACTTATAA